Proteins from a single region of Pangasianodon hypophthalmus isolate fPanHyp1 chromosome 7, fPanHyp1.pri, whole genome shotgun sequence:
- the rom1b gene encoding rod outer segment membrane protein 1b, producing the protein MALLKIKFPFQKRVRLAQGLWLLSWVAMVSGATTFALGVFLKTELFRRAEVMHNSDIHIVPNLLMVVGLTSVGINICAGKVCQDSLDASRFPRWKNILTPFFCISLFFTSLLLVAMILSYALQPSLEESLKVGLKNGIRFYKDTDTPGRCFQKETIDHLQIEFQCCGNTNYRDWFEVQWVNNRYLDFTSKEVKDRIKSNVDGRYLVDGVPFSCCNPASPRPCIQYHLLDNTAHYNYEYQSEELNLYNRGCRQALVNYYMGLMNTIGPGVLSVFLIQMTVLIGLRYLQTSMGAVEGQENVEIETEGYILEKGVKETAKELKEKVMKLFQQAQVEAAPPAAEPEAAAPAEKADTASS; encoded by the exons ATGGCACTACTCAAGATCAAGTTTCCTTTCCAGAAGAGGGTACGTTTGGCCCAGGGACTGTGGCTGCTGTCATGGGTCGCCATGGTCTCTGGAGCCACCACCTTTGCCTTGGGAGTCTTCCTCAAGACTGAGCTTTTCCGCAGGGCCGAG GTGATGCATAACAGTGACATCCATATCGTGCCCAATCTGCTCATGGTGGTGGGGCTGACGTCTGTGGGCATCAACATCTGCGCTGGTAAAGTGTGTCAGGACTCGTTGGATGCCTCACGGTTTCCACGCTGGAAAAACATCCTTACTCCCTtcttctgcatctctctcttctTTACTTCCCTGCTGCTGGTTGCTATGATATTGAGCTACGCCCTGCAGCCCAGCCTGGAGGAGTCGCTCAAAGTGGGCTTGAAGAATGGCATCCGTTTCTATAAG GACACAGACACACCAGGCCGGTGCTTCCAGAAGGAGACAATTGACCATCTGCAGATAGAGTTCCAGTGCTGTGGAAACACAAATTACAGAGACTGGTTCGAAGTGCAGTGGGTCAACAACCGCTACCTGGACTTCACTTCTAAGGAAGTGAAAGA CCGTATAAAGAGTAATGTGGATGGCCGTTACCTAGTGGATGGAGTCCCTTTCAGCTGCTGTAACCCAGCTTCCCCCAGACCCTGCATCCAGTACCACCTCTTAGACAACACAGCCCATTACAACTACGAGTACCAGAGTGAGGAGCTGAATCTGTATAACCGTGGCTGCCGTCAGGCTCTGGTTAACTACTACATGGGTCTGATGAACACGATTGGGCCCGGAGTACTGTCTGTATTTCTAATTCAG ATGACTGTGTTGATTGGCCTACGCTACCTGCAGACCTCCATGGGAGCCGTGGAAGGCCAGGAGAATGTGGAGATCGAAACGGAAGGCTACATCCTGGAGAAAGGTGTGAAGGAGACAGCCAAAGAGTTGAAAGAGAAGGTGATGAAGTTGTTTCAGCAGGCTCAGGTGGAGGCCGCCCCTCCAGCGGCCGAGCCAGAGGCAGCTGCGCCAGCAGAGAAAGCAGACACGGCCTCCAGCTAA